The following coding sequences lie in one Deltaproteobacteria bacterium genomic window:
- a CDS encoding OmpA family protein: protein MPQLPVLIAMTLSAGAPAPAASDAASGSASASVEAPLATPPAAGGEVQTTAPTTTTRKREPLSKRRDRKWIHRWAPERNMAELGVYGGVILPARDLELFEATLDLPRQGFAPLRRAGLDVGGRVAYLPLRFLGFELEGGAMPNKANDQRATMWTVRGHVIGQLGLWSVTPFVVVGAGALGVASSRAAVGNDVDASLHLGLGAKFYLNRYVMLRLDVRDIITARRGVADGATNTVEALLGLSFTFGRKRDHDRKPEPVVTPPPTDRDGDGVFDDTDACPDVPGEKPSGCPPEPGDRDGDGFLDPQDACPDEKGVAPDGCPDRDPDKDGVLDPDDRCPTEPETKNGFEDGDGCPDALPDEFGDLEVLEGVFFDVDKDTIRKNSREVLDKAVSVLERFKTVRVEVSGHTDSTGNREHNMELSQRRADAVKRYLVEHGIDAARIETRGAGPDEPLDSNAIAGGRAKNRRIEFRVLTVGR, encoded by the coding sequence ATGCCGCAGCTGCCCGTGTTGATCGCCATGACGCTGAGCGCCGGGGCGCCGGCCCCTGCCGCCTCCGATGCGGCGTCCGGCTCCGCCAGCGCGAGCGTCGAAGCCCCGCTCGCGACCCCACCGGCCGCCGGCGGTGAGGTCCAGACCACCGCGCCGACGACCACGACGCGCAAGCGCGAGCCGCTGTCGAAGCGCCGCGATCGCAAGTGGATCCATCGCTGGGCGCCCGAGCGCAACATGGCCGAGCTCGGGGTCTACGGCGGCGTGATCCTGCCGGCGCGCGACCTCGAGCTGTTCGAGGCCACCCTCGATCTACCGCGGCAGGGCTTCGCACCGCTGCGCCGCGCCGGCCTCGACGTCGGCGGACGCGTGGCCTACCTGCCGCTGCGCTTCCTCGGCTTCGAGCTCGAAGGCGGCGCGATGCCGAACAAGGCCAACGACCAGCGCGCCACCATGTGGACGGTGCGCGGGCACGTCATCGGCCAGCTCGGGCTGTGGAGCGTGACGCCATTCGTGGTCGTCGGCGCCGGTGCGCTCGGCGTGGCGAGCTCGCGCGCGGCGGTCGGCAACGACGTCGACGCCTCGCTGCACCTGGGCCTGGGCGCGAAGTTCTACCTCAACCGCTACGTGATGCTGCGGCTCGACGTCCGCGACATCATCACCGCACGGCGCGGCGTCGCCGACGGTGCGACCAACACCGTCGAGGCGCTGCTGGGGCTGTCGTTCACCTTCGGGCGCAAGCGCGATCACGATCGCAAGCCCGAGCCCGTGGTGACGCCACCGCCCACCGACCGCGACGGCGACGGCGTGTTCGATGACACCGACGCGTGCCCCGACGTGCCCGGCGAGAAGCCCAGCGGCTGCCCGCCCGAGCCCGGCGATCGCGACGGCGACGGCTTCCTCGACCCACAGGACGCATGCCCCGACGAGAAGGGCGTCGCGCCCGATGGCTGCCCCGATCGCGATCCCGACAAGGACGGCGTGCTCGATCCCGACGATCGCTGCCCGACCGAGCCAGAGACCAAGAACGGCTTCGAGGACGGCGACGGCTGCCCCGACGCGCTGCCCGACGAGTTCGGCGATCTCGAAGTGCTCGAGGGCGTGTTCTTCGACGTCGACAAGGACACCATCCGCAAGAACTCGCGCGAGGTGCTCGACAAGGCCGTCTCGGTGCTCGAGCGGTTCAAGACCGTGCGCGTCGAAGTCAGCGGCCACACCGACTCGACCGGCAACCGCGAGCACAACATGGAGCTGTCGCAGCGGCGCGCCGATGCGGTCAAGCGCTACCTCGTAGAGCACGGCATCGACGCCGCGCGCATCGAGACCCGCGGTGCCGGGCCCGACGAGCCGCTCGATTCCAACGCCATCGCGGGGGGTCGGGCCAAGAACCGCCGCATCGAGTTCCGCGTGCTGACCGTCGGGCGCTGA
- a CDS encoding protein kinase, which translates to MPVHTIVDVPELADDRDHATPATSLRTLGKFTLVEQIGEGGMARLYLARSRGIGGFEKLVVVKQVLPRLADDAEFVERFLQEARLSASLDHPNIAAVYEVGSDPSGYFYAMEYVRGRDLYKLLRRARELGHTLQLDEILAIITALCAGLHHAHMHVGADGRPLGIVHRDISPSNVLLGFEGAVKLADFGVAKVRSAQISTEAGTLRGKIAYMSPEQCRGEPLDRRSDVFAVGVLLWELLTGQRMRRGDSDIALVRQIADDEPPSPRPLRPDLPVELETIVMRALAREPSRRHGSAQALQHELEAFADAAHLVAAPRTVAALMQSLFAAEIERETTDAEHARTVALRREAAEATPATATVPPPRAGVDAASSVPTPAPTRRWGAVLAGVAIAGLAGLAVTLAMRPSVEQATDDDATDRERPVPTPAAVPLPVPSPVVAPAAPELASTTRAPTAAAEPSVSPAAARASRTPAPRRTKRKPTPAAAPERTIDLDAPLPPGSGRR; encoded by the coding sequence ATGCCGGTGCATACGATCGTCGACGTGCCCGAGCTGGCCGACGACCGCGATCACGCGACGCCCGCCACGTCGCTGCGCACGCTCGGCAAGTTCACGCTGGTCGAGCAGATCGGCGAGGGTGGGATGGCGCGGCTGTACCTGGCGCGCTCCCGCGGCATCGGCGGCTTCGAGAAGTTGGTGGTGGTCAAGCAGGTGCTGCCGCGGCTCGCCGACGATGCCGAGTTCGTCGAGCGGTTCCTGCAGGAGGCGCGGCTCAGCGCTTCGCTCGACCACCCCAACATCGCCGCGGTCTACGAGGTCGGCAGCGATCCGTCGGGCTACTTCTATGCGATGGAGTACGTGCGGGGCCGCGACCTCTACAAGCTGCTGCGACGCGCCCGCGAGCTCGGGCATACGCTGCAGCTCGACGAGATCCTCGCGATCATCACGGCCCTGTGCGCCGGCCTGCACCACGCCCACATGCACGTCGGCGCCGACGGGCGGCCGCTCGGCATCGTGCACCGCGACATTTCGCCGTCGAACGTGTTGCTCGGCTTCGAGGGCGCGGTGAAGCTGGCCGACTTCGGGGTCGCGAAGGTTCGCAGCGCGCAGATCTCGACCGAGGCCGGCACCCTGCGCGGCAAGATCGCGTACATGTCCCCCGAGCAGTGCCGCGGGGAGCCGCTCGATCGTCGCAGCGACGTGTTCGCGGTGGGCGTGCTCCTGTGGGAGCTGTTGACCGGCCAGCGCATGCGTCGTGGCGACAGCGACATCGCGCTCGTGCGACAGATCGCCGATGACGAGCCGCCTTCGCCGCGGCCGCTGCGACCGGATCTCCCGGTCGAGCTGGAGACGATCGTCATGCGGGCGCTCGCCCGCGAGCCTTCGCGACGTCACGGCAGTGCGCAGGCGCTGCAGCACGAGCTCGAGGCGTTCGCAGACGCGGCCCACCTGGTCGCCGCGCCGCGCACGGTGGCAGCGCTGATGCAGTCGTTGTTCGCGGCCGAGATCGAGCGCGAGACCACCGACGCCGAGCATGCACGCACGGTCGCGCTGCGCCGCGAAGCCGCCGAGGCGACCCCCGCGACCGCGACCGTGCCACCGCCGCGGGCGGGCGTCGACGCGGCGTCGTCGGTGCCCACGCCGGCGCCGACGCGTCGCTGGGGCGCGGTGCTGGCGGGCGTCGCCATCGCGGGGCTCGCGGGGCTCGCGGTCACGCTCGCGATGCGGCCGTCGGTGGAGCAGGCCACCGACGACGACGCCACCGATCGCGAGCGCCCGGTGCCGACACCGGCCGCGGTGCCGCTGCCGGTGCCGAGCCCAGTGGTGGCTCCGGCAGCGCCCGAGCTGGCATCGACGACGCGCGCTCCCACGGCGGCCGCCGAGCCGAGCGTGTCGCCGGCGGCCGCGCGAGCGTCCCGCACGCCTGCACCGCGTCGGACCAAGCGCAAGCCCACGCCGGCCGCTGCGCCCGAGCGCACCATCGATCTCGATGCACCGCTGCCACCGGGCTCGGGCCGTCGATGA
- a CDS encoding DNA adenine methylase has protein sequence MIKYLGSKRTLIPALLEILRSLPGARSVLDVFSGTARVGHACKAAGFQVRANDHNAYASTLARCYVQADREHVERDAERLLRELSLLPGRPGYFTETFCILSRFFQPQNGARIDAIREEIARKCLDPELEAVLLVSLMEAADRVDSTTGLQMAYLKSWAPRAYNDLELRLPKVLPCAHHGKGEAYQMDALEFVDAVASCEVDVAYLDPPYNQHKYLGNYHIWETLILWDKPAVYGRACKRVDCRERTSVFNSKPQFTAAFAELVRRVKARWLVVSFSDEGYLDRTTAEAILGQRGQVRVVEHDYKRYVGAQIGIYNPSGEKVGAVSHLRNTEYVYVVGESELTERSRAYQGRRKPQQVTLFE, from the coding sequence ACGGCCCGAGTGGGCCACGCTTGCAAGGCCGCGGGGTTCCAAGTCCGAGCGAATGATCACAATGCCTACGCATCGACGCTCGCCCGATGCTATGTTCAAGCCGACCGTGAGCACGTTGAACGAGATGCCGAGCGCCTGCTTCGTGAACTGAGCCTCCTCCCCGGACGACCCGGCTACTTTACAGAGACCTTCTGTATTCTGAGCCGCTTCTTTCAGCCGCAGAATGGCGCGCGTATCGATGCGATTCGTGAGGAGATTGCACGCAAGTGCCTGGATCCGGAACTGGAGGCTGTTCTACTGGTCTCCCTGATGGAGGCTGCCGACCGAGTAGACTCCACAACGGGCCTCCAAATGGCGTACTTGAAGAGCTGGGCTCCACGCGCGTACAACGACCTCGAGCTCAGGCTGCCGAAGGTGCTTCCATGCGCTCACCATGGAAAGGGCGAGGCCTACCAGATGGATGCACTTGAATTCGTCGACGCGGTTGCATCTTGTGAAGTTGACGTTGCGTACCTGGACCCGCCGTACAATCAGCACAAGTACCTGGGCAACTACCACATCTGGGAGACGTTGATCCTCTGGGACAAGCCCGCGGTGTACGGGAGAGCGTGCAAGCGCGTCGACTGTCGCGAGCGGACGAGTGTGTTCAACTCTAAGCCACAGTTTACCGCGGCATTCGCCGAGCTTGTGCGGCGCGTGAAGGCTCGCTGGCTTGTTGTCTCATTTAGCGATGAAGGCTACCTCGACCGGACGACTGCCGAAGCGATTCTGGGGCAGCGCGGACAGGTACGCGTGGTGGAGCACGACTACAAGCGCTATGTAGGCGCGCAGATCGGCATCTACAACCCGTCAGGTGAGAAAGTAGGGGCCGTCAGCCACCTTCGCAACACCGAGTACGTATACGTCGTCGGGGAAAGCGAACTCACCGAACGCTCCCGGGCGTATCAGGGACGTCGCAAGCCCCAACAGGTTACGCTCTTCGAGTGA
- a CDS encoding DUF459 domain-containing protein has protein sequence MPISRRRMGGLCAAAALAGLLPRRAGAQAATPKILVLGDSMIAGGFGVFLERALEKDYVLPCRRAGKSSSGLSRPDFYDWPEAAKAIVGKWKPDASVVMFGGNDVQGLYMGSGEWIRWQDDGWDEEYARRVDALADLLAPDGERLFWVGMPVMRPEKFHERVKRVNVIYRARMAVRPGAKFIDAWELLADENGAYADRIVPPGVVAPEGKPAKKVRVRAGDGIHLTPAGAEILRDHVLAVLEGELGIAKPGEAAG, from the coding sequence ATGCCGATCTCACGCCGACGCATGGGCGGGCTGTGTGCCGCCGCCGCGCTCGCCGGCTTGCTGCCGCGTCGCGCGGGCGCGCAGGCGGCGACCCCCAAGATCCTCGTGCTCGGCGACAGCATGATCGCCGGCGGCTTCGGTGTCTTCCTCGAGCGCGCGCTCGAGAAGGACTACGTGCTGCCGTGCCGGCGCGCGGGCAAGAGCAGCAGCGGTCTGTCGCGGCCCGACTTCTACGACTGGCCCGAGGCCGCCAAGGCCATCGTCGGCAAGTGGAAGCCCGACGCGAGCGTGGTGATGTTCGGTGGCAACGACGTGCAGGGGCTCTACATGGGCTCGGGCGAGTGGATCCGCTGGCAAGACGATGGCTGGGACGAGGAGTACGCGCGCCGCGTCGACGCGCTCGCCGATCTGCTCGCGCCCGACGGCGAGCGCCTCTTCTGGGTCGGCATGCCCGTGATGCGCCCCGAGAAATTCCACGAGCGCGTCAAGCGGGTGAACGTCATCTACCGCGCGCGCATGGCCGTGCGCCCGGGTGCGAAGTTCATCGATGCGTGGGAGCTGCTCGCCGACGAGAACGGTGCCTACGCCGATCGCATCGTGCCGCCCGGCGTGGTCGCGCCGGAGGGCAAGCCGGCGAAGAAGGTTCGCGTGCGCGCCGGCGACGGCATCCACCTCACGCCGGCGGGGGCGGAGATCCTGCGGGATCACGTGCTCGCGGTGCTCGAGGGCGAGCTGGGGATCGCCAAGCCCGGCGAAGCGGCGGGGTGA
- a CDS encoding patatin-like phospholipase family protein, protein MGGIEATDAHPHDEPRVGLVLSGGGARGAYEVGVIRYVRERLRLARPFHVITGSSVGAVNGAYLAATADRPRAQGRMLARVWSDLDLDRIYRFGWRQMRSLPQVLLGRNLPSDDHGQTLGGLIDARHIEDVVRSRIPWAGIQANLRNGSLHGFACSATELQTGITTVFVQTADGDRSEWPTVPGQVVQHTTITPAHALASAAIPVLFPAVRVGNSLFVDGSLRQNTPVRPAMHMGATRLLVVGLRHNPPTPETPRIERRNIVYPNAVFMLGKMLNALMLDKLEADLARIHRTNEMVHAGTALYGPEFAQNMAAQMTGRRARPYLEMQVVLISPSRNLGEIAFDVIRRTRLREQKGVMARWLRNVVNASDEVSESDLASYVLFEANYVNELIELGYNDAAAHHDELTSLWE, encoded by the coding sequence GTGGGCGGCATCGAGGCCACGGACGCGCATCCCCACGACGAACCGCGGGTGGGGTTGGTGCTCTCGGGCGGCGGCGCACGGGGGGCTTACGAGGTCGGCGTGATCCGCTACGTTCGTGAGCGACTCCGCCTCGCACGGCCCTTCCACGTCATCACCGGCAGCAGCGTGGGCGCCGTCAACGGGGCCTACCTCGCCGCCACCGCCGATCGACCGCGCGCCCAGGGCCGCATGCTGGCGCGCGTGTGGAGCGACCTCGATCTCGATCGCATCTACCGCTTCGGCTGGCGACAGATGCGATCGCTGCCGCAGGTGCTGCTGGGCCGCAACCTGCCGAGCGACGACCACGGCCAAACCCTGGGCGGCCTCATCGACGCGCGGCACATCGAGGACGTGGTGCGCTCGCGGATCCCGTGGGCGGGCATCCAGGCCAACCTGCGCAACGGCTCACTGCACGGCTTTGCCTGCAGCGCGACCGAGCTGCAGACCGGCATCACCACCGTGTTCGTGCAGACCGCCGACGGCGATCGCAGCGAATGGCCCACGGTGCCCGGTCAGGTCGTGCAGCACACCACGATCACGCCGGCCCACGCGCTGGCATCGGCCGCGATTCCGGTGTTGTTCCCGGCGGTGCGGGTCGGCAACTCGCTGTTCGTCGACGGCAGCCTGCGGCAGAACACGCCCGTGCGTCCCGCGATGCACATGGGTGCCACGCGGCTGCTGGTGGTGGGCCTACGCCACAACCCGCCGACCCCGGAGACGCCGCGCATCGAGCGACGCAACATCGTCTATCCCAACGCCGTGTTCATGCTCGGCAAGATGTTGAACGCGCTGATGCTCGACAAGCTCGAGGCCGACCTCGCGCGGATCCATCGCACCAACGAGATGGTCCACGCCGGCACTGCGCTCTACGGCCCCGAGTTCGCGCAGAACATGGCGGCGCAGATGACGGGTCGGCGCGCGCGGCCCTACCTCGAGATGCAGGTGGTGCTCATCAGCCCGAGCCGCAACCTCGGCGAGATCGCGTTCGACGTCATCCGTCGCACGCGGCTCCGCGAGCAGAAGGGCGTCATGGCCCGCTGGCTGCGCAACGTCGTGAACGCCAGCGACGAGGTCTCGGAGAGCGACCTGGCCAGCTACGTGCTGTTCGAGGCCAACTACGTCAACGAGCTGATCGAGCTCGGCTACAACGACGCGGCCGCGCACCACGACGAGCTGACCTCGCTGTGGGAGTGA
- a CDS encoding acyl-CoA thioesterase, producing MPRPHRHTIEVVPADDDIDELDHVSNLVYVRWVLEVARAHSDARGWDHAAYRRLGAIWVVRRHEVDYLQPARRDERVRVTTWVEPWKRVSCVRCTEIVGDDGRMLARASTTWAFVDLATRRPTAIPDALQQAFVEPA from the coding sequence GTGCCCCGCCCCCATCGTCACACGATCGAGGTCGTGCCCGCCGACGACGACATCGACGAGCTCGATCACGTCTCGAACCTGGTGTACGTGCGATGGGTGCTGGAGGTCGCGCGGGCCCACTCCGACGCGCGTGGCTGGGACCATGCGGCCTATCGACGACTCGGCGCGATCTGGGTCGTGCGGCGTCACGAGGTCGACTACCTGCAGCCGGCCCGCCGAGACGAGCGTGTCCGCGTGACCACATGGGTCGAGCCGTGGAAGCGGGTCTCGTGCGTGCGCTGCACGGAGATCGTGGGCGACGATGGTCGCATGCTCGCGCGCGCGTCCACGACGTGGGCCTTCGTCGACCTCGCGACGCGGCGTCCGACGGCGATCCCCGACGCGCTGCAGCAGGCCTTCGTCGAGCCCGCGTGA
- a CDS encoding DUF4397 domain-containing protein, with the protein MPHLSLRLAALHLAAPLLVTLVACSPGDDDADADDTGTTSASGTASASGSASASASATASASASAGDTTAGDGELGPAARVRFVNAVPDASFDAWVADVDGAPVRVAENIGFGEVSDYLDAPLNPFSQWPEMVLMPSGEAPQNTPNWRLDNVSGPDRIFLEVRELDAEGEQASLIVTRDEVLQWQTLDETEIADADPSQATLHISYNLFDLEGPQVSALAVVGQPCLHVGSTSVALPWSVSPGSFELGYYDLQTDTECTTALQTLPITAAAGERVLVVLYHDDAEVLMLETPIPLDP; encoded by the coding sequence ATGCCCCACCTGAGCCTTCGCCTGGCAGCGCTGCACCTCGCGGCGCCGCTGCTCGTCACGCTCGTCGCATGCAGCCCCGGCGACGACGACGCCGACGCCGACGACACCGGCACGACCAGCGCCTCGGGCACCGCCAGCGCCTCGGGCAGCGCGTCCGCCTCGGCCAGCGCGACTGCCTCGGCCAGCGCGAGCGCCGGCGACACGACCGCGGGCGACGGTGAGCTCGGACCCGCCGCACGCGTACGCTTCGTCAATGCCGTGCCCGACGCGAGCTTCGATGCGTGGGTCGCCGACGTCGACGGCGCGCCCGTCCGCGTCGCCGAGAACATCGGCTTCGGCGAGGTCTCCGACTACCTCGATGCGCCGCTCAATCCGTTCTCGCAGTGGCCCGAGATGGTCCTGATGCCGAGCGGTGAGGCGCCGCAGAACACGCCGAACTGGCGGCTCGACAACGTCAGCGGCCCCGATCGCATCTTCCTCGAGGTCCGCGAGCTCGACGCCGAGGGCGAGCAGGCCTCGCTCATCGTCACGCGCGACGAGGTGCTGCAATGGCAGACGCTCGACGAGACCGAGATCGCCGACGCCGATCCATCGCAGGCCACGCTGCACATCTCCTACAACCTGTTCGACCTCGAGGGCCCGCAGGTGAGCGCGCTGGCGGTGGTCGGCCAGCCGTGCCTGCACGTCGGCTCCACCAGCGTGGCGCTGCCGTGGTCGGTGTCACCGGGCAGCTTCGAGCTGGGCTACTACGACCTGCAGACCGACACCGAGTGCACCACCGCGCTGCAGACCCTGCCGATCACCGCCGCGGCGGGCGAGCGCGTGCTGGTCGTGCTCTACCACGACGACGCCGAGGTCCTGATGCTCGAGACCCCGATCCCGCTCGACCCGTGA
- the grxD gene encoding Grx4 family monothiol glutaredoxin → MIDEQTRKFLDHLIQNNRVVLFMKGNKTFPQCGFSGAVVEVLKKHKVDFHTVNVLQDPNIRDGIKEYSNWPTIPQLYIDGEFVGGCDIVREMDANGELAQKLGA, encoded by the coding sequence ATGATCGACGAGCAAACCCGCAAGTTCCTCGACCACCTGATCCAGAACAACCGCGTCGTGCTGTTCATGAAGGGCAACAAGACCTTCCCGCAGTGCGGCTTCTCGGGCGCGGTCGTCGAGGTGTTGAAGAAGCACAAGGTCGACTTCCACACCGTCAACGTGCTGCAGGATCCGAACATCCGCGACGGCATCAAGGAGTACAGCAACTGGCCGACGATCCCGCAGCTGTACATCGACGGCGAGTTCGTCGGCGGCTGCGACATCGTGCGCGAGATGGACGCCAACGGCGAGCTCGCGCAGAAGCTCGGCGCCTGA
- a CDS encoding FHA domain-containing protein, whose translation MAEDPTQTRQVEPLPAQPRMVHLDVQLEGAPSRRVAVTGDALVIGRSRESDLQLDVEGVSRKHARISRTGDRGYNLVDLGAKNGTFLNGERVDVAMLHHGDRIQIATAELVVRFDDVAAPAMAAPARPVHATLSAREWEVAEAVAEGLTNAEIAARLGISRRTVATHLERIFERLELHSRAALAHCVALERGRG comes from the coding sequence GTGGCCGAGGATCCGACGCAGACGCGACAGGTCGAGCCCCTGCCGGCGCAGCCGCGTATGGTCCACCTCGACGTGCAACTCGAGGGTGCACCGTCGCGACGTGTCGCCGTCACGGGTGACGCGCTGGTGATTGGTCGCAGCCGCGAGTCGGATCTGCAGCTCGACGTCGAAGGGGTGTCGCGCAAACACGCGCGCATCAGTCGGACCGGCGATCGTGGCTACAACCTGGTCGACCTCGGTGCCAAGAACGGCACATTCCTCAACGGCGAGCGCGTGGACGTGGCGATGCTGCACCACGGCGATCGCATCCAGATCGCGACCGCGGAGCTCGTCGTGCGCTTCGACGACGTTGCGGCCCCGGCGATGGCCGCACCGGCGCGTCCGGTCCATGCGACCCTGTCGGCCCGTGAGTGGGAGGTCGCCGAGGCCGTGGCCGAGGGCCTGACGAACGCCGAGATCGCTGCCCGCCTCGGCATCAGTCGCCGCACCGTCGCCACGCACCTGGAGCGGATCTTCGAGCGACTCGAGCTGCATTCTCGTGCCGCACTTGCCCACTGCGTGGCGCTCGAGCGCGGCCGCGGTTGA
- a CDS encoding isocitrate/isopropylmalate dehydrogenase family protein encodes MAFQLVTLPGDGTGPEVMREGMRVLDAVSRKLGIEWKNQEIPCGGQFYLQHGSRDWPEGSEEACAAADLILLGAVGWPDPKGSGGPVLMANGKMAGYSPVIGNRIRLNLYANVRPVKLYQGVRHRIHGAHKQVWEPGKVDIVFLRENTEGMYAQTGGKLSPGGRTDVAIDTRVITRRASEQIIRHAFELCRARPNGAPKDGKKRVTAIVKDNVLHGCQFFRDVFFEIGAEYPEIEKETAIVDAFTQWLLGQPEHYDVCVTTNMFGDIVTDLASVLQGGMGMAVGANVGREHGMFEPIHGSAPKHAGKDKVNPIAMILAVKEGLDWLGHRKHDERLTKAATAIEAAVVATLQAGKPLTYDIAGEAAAAKCSEVGKAIADRAAALV; translated from the coding sequence ATGGCGTTTCAGCTCGTCACTCTCCCCGGCGATGGTACTGGCCCCGAAGTCATGCGTGAGGGCATGCGCGTGCTCGATGCGGTGTCGCGCAAGCTCGGCATCGAGTGGAAGAACCAGGAGATCCCGTGCGGCGGACAGTTCTACCTGCAGCACGGCAGCCGTGACTGGCCCGAGGGCAGCGAAGAGGCCTGTGCGGCCGCCGACCTGATCCTGCTCGGCGCGGTGGGCTGGCCCGACCCCAAGGGCTCGGGTGGGCCGGTGCTGATGGCGAACGGCAAGATGGCCGGCTACTCGCCGGTGATCGGCAACCGCATCCGCCTGAACCTCTACGCCAACGTGCGGCCGGTGAAGCTCTACCAGGGCGTTCGCCACCGCATCCACGGTGCGCACAAGCAGGTGTGGGAGCCCGGCAAGGTCGACATCGTGTTCCTGCGCGAGAACACCGAGGGCATGTACGCCCAGACCGGCGGCAAGCTGTCGCCCGGCGGTCGCACCGACGTCGCGATCGACACCCGCGTGATCACGCGGCGCGCCAGTGAGCAGATCATCCGCCACGCGTTCGAGCTGTGCCGCGCGCGACCCAACGGCGCACCCAAGGACGGCAAGAAGCGCGTGACCGCGATCGTGAAGGACAACGTCCTGCACGGCTGCCAGTTCTTCCGCGACGTGTTCTTCGAGATCGGCGCCGAGTACCCCGAGATCGAGAAGGAGACCGCGATCGTCGACGCCTTCACGCAGTGGCTGCTGGGCCAGCCCGAGCACTACGACGTGTGCGTGACGACCAACATGTTCGGCGACATCGTGACCGACCTCGCCAGTGTGCTGCAGGGCGGCATGGGCATGGCGGTGGGCGCCAACGTCGGCCGCGAGCACGGCATGTTCGAGCCCATCCACGGCAGCGCGCCCAAGCACGCCGGCAAGGACAAGGTGAACCCGATCGCGATGATCCTCGCGGTGAAGGAGGGCCTCGACTGGCTCGGCCACCGCAAGCACGACGAGCGCCTGACCAAGGCCGCGACCGCCATCGAGGCCGCCGTGGTGGCCACGCTGCAGGCCGGCAAGCCGCTCACCTACGACATCGCGGGTGAGGCCGCCGCGGCCAAGTGCAGCGAGGTCGGCAAGGCGATTGCCGATCGCGCGGCCGCGCTGGTGTAG